One region of Aurantimonas sp. HBX-1 genomic DNA includes:
- a CDS encoding SelT/SelW/SelH family protein, translated as MPPRPRIAITYCTQCQWLLRAAWMAQELLSTFGPDLGEVALVPGTGGVFEIHYDGETIWERKADGGFPEAKILKQRVRDRLDPGRDLGHSDR; from the coding sequence ATGCCCCCGCGGCCGCGGATCGCCATCACCTACTGCACCCAGTGCCAGTGGCTGCTGCGCGCCGCCTGGATGGCGCAGGAACTGCTCTCGACCTTCGGCCCCGATCTCGGCGAGGTCGCGCTGGTGCCGGGCACCGGCGGCGTGTTCGAGATCCACTATGACGGCGAGACGATCTGGGAGCGCAAGGCCGACGGCGGCTTTCCCGAGGCGAAGATCCTCAAGCAGCGGGTGCGCGACCGGCTCGATCCGGGGCGCGATCTCGGCCACAGCGACCGCTAA
- a CDS encoding arsenic transporter: MLAFAIFIATLVLVIWQPKGLGIGWSALAGAAVALALGVVDLGDLEIVWHIVWDATFTFVALIIISLILDEAGFFHWAALHVARWGGGRGRLLFPLVIVLGAAIAAVFANDGAALLLTPIVLAILLRLDFRPEAAFAFIIGTGFVADTTSLPLVISNLVNIVSANYFGIGFDRYAAVMVPVNFVALAATLLVLWAYYGRDVPETYRVDDLEPPRGAIRDHHVFRAAFPLLGVLLAAYFVTARFEVPIALVTGAAALILVAIAGRWFSREQPVVSVPGVMRHAPWQIVLFSIGMYLVVYGLGNAGLTDLAAGLLVWLAGQGTFVATVGTGFAAAILASVMNNMPSTLVGALAIDRADVAPLTQELMVYANVIGNDLGPKFTPIGSLATLLWLHVLAGKGVRIGWGQYMKVGLLITPPVLLATLVGLWLWLPVISG, from the coding sequence ATGCTTGCCTTCGCGATCTTCATCGCCACGCTCGTCCTCGTCATCTGGCAGCCCAAGGGGCTCGGAATCGGCTGGAGCGCGCTCGCCGGCGCCGCCGTCGCGCTGGCGCTCGGGGTGGTGGATCTGGGCGACCTCGAGATCGTCTGGCACATCGTCTGGGACGCGACCTTCACCTTCGTCGCGCTGATCATCATCTCGCTGATCCTCGACGAGGCCGGCTTCTTCCACTGGGCGGCGCTGCACGTCGCCCGCTGGGGCGGCGGACGGGGCCGGCTTCTGTTCCCGCTGGTCATCGTGCTGGGCGCGGCGATCGCCGCGGTGTTCGCCAATGACGGCGCGGCGCTGCTGCTCACGCCGATCGTGCTCGCCATCCTGCTGCGGCTCGACTTCCGGCCGGAGGCGGCCTTCGCCTTCATCATCGGCACCGGCTTCGTCGCCGACACGACCAGCCTGCCGCTGGTCATCTCCAACCTCGTGAACATCGTCTCGGCGAATTATTTCGGCATCGGCTTCGACCGCTACGCCGCGGTGATGGTGCCGGTGAACTTCGTCGCGCTGGCCGCGACGCTGCTGGTGCTGTGGGCCTATTACGGCCGCGACGTGCCGGAAACCTACAGGGTCGACGATCTCGAACCGCCGCGGGGTGCGATCCGCGACCATCACGTCTTCCGCGCCGCCTTCCCGCTGCTCGGGGTCCTGCTCGCCGCCTATTTCGTCACCGCCCGCTTCGAGGTGCCGATCGCGCTGGTCACCGGCGCCGCCGCGCTGATCCTCGTCGCCATCGCCGGGCGGTGGTTCTCGCGCGAGCAGCCGGTGGTCTCGGTCCCGGGCGTCATGCGCCACGCGCCCTGGCAGATCGTGCTGTTCTCGATCGGCATGTATCTGGTGGTCTACGGGCTGGGGAATGCCGGGCTCACCGACCTCGCCGCCGGGCTGCTGGTCTGGCTCGCCGGCCAGGGCACCTTCGTCGCCACGGTCGGTACCGGCTTTGCCGCCGCCATCCTCGCCTCGGTGATGAACAACATGCCGTCGACGCTGGTCGGCGCGCTCGCCATCGACCGGGCCGACGTCGCACCGCTGACGCAGGAGCTGATGGTCTACGCCAACGTCATCGGCAACGATCTCGGGCCGAAATTCACCCCGATCGGCAGCCTGGCGACGCTGCTCTGGCTGCACGTCCTCGCCGGCAAGGGCGTGCGTATCGGCTGGGGCCAGTACATGAAGGTCGGCCTGCTGATCACGCCGCCGGTGCTCTTGGCGACGCTGGTCGGCCTGTGGCTGTGGCTCCCGGTGATCAGCGGCTGA
- a CDS encoding arsenate reductase ArsC, producing the protein MTTQAGPLNVLFLCTRNSARSIIAESIMNRDHAARFRAFSAGSDPSGEVNPMTLDLLSRLGFATTGLRSKPWEEFAEGRDGAPKLDFVFTVCDDAAGEVCPVWPGQPMTAHWGVPDPARVEGTPGERALAFADTFRMLSNRISIFASLPLASLDRISLKRRLDAIGSSNEAASGQETAA; encoded by the coding sequence ATGACGACCCAGGCCGGCCCGCTCAACGTGTTGTTCCTGTGCACCCGGAACTCGGCGCGTTCGATCATCGCCGAGAGCATCATGAACCGCGACCACGCCGCCCGCTTCCGCGCCTTTTCCGCCGGCAGCGATCCGTCCGGCGAGGTCAATCCGATGACCCTCGACCTTCTGTCCCGCCTCGGCTTTGCAACCACGGGCCTGCGCTCGAAGCCGTGGGAGGAATTCGCCGAGGGCCGCGACGGCGCGCCGAAGCTCGACTTCGTCTTCACCGTCTGCGACGACGCGGCGGGCGAAGTCTGTCCGGTCTGGCCGGGCCAGCCGATGACCGCGCATTGGGGCGTGCCGGATCCGGCGCGGGTGGAGGGGACGCCGGGCGAAAGGGCGCTTGCCTTCGCCGACACGTTCCGCATGCTCAGCAACCGCATCTCGATCTTCGCGAGCCTGCCGCTGGCCAGTCTCGACCGGATCAGCCTGAAGCGCCGGCTGGACGCGATCGGGAGCAGCAACGAAGCCGCGAGCGGCCAGGAAACCGCCGCGTGA
- the gndA gene encoding NADP-dependent phosphogluconate dehydrogenase encodes MSEQTADIGVVGLGTMGSNLALNIAEKGFTVAVHNRTSAKSFALRDDNPGIGDNVVPAASLEDFVASLKTPRLVLFMVPAGKVVDDEMEAIAPLLSPGDVMIDAGNADFNDTIRRSQAVEGTGLQFVGMGVSGGELGARHGPSIMVGGAEATYGLLSPILTRIAAQYEGEPCVAWLGPDGAGHFVKTIHNGIEYADMQMIAEIYGIMRDGIGLAPKAMAAIFSDWNTRGLSSYLIEITAVTLAETDPETGQPMVDVIVDEAGQKGTGRWAVIEAQKLGVGATTIEAAVSARGVSARREERAAAGALYAGIPTEAGGFTGDAASLGELEQALETAKIIAYAQGYATMAAASEEFSWNLPLAEIARIWRAGCIIRSRFLDDIARAYDSGETVPNLLQAKDFVARVSAGQEALRRVVAKASLAGIPVPALSAALAYLDDYRRPRGTTNLTQAQRDLFGAHTFHRLDRDGVFHHQWPAV; translated from the coding sequence ATGAGTGAGCAAACCGCCGATATCGGGGTCGTCGGCCTCGGCACCATGGGCTCCAACCTGGCGCTGAACATCGCCGAGAAGGGCTTCACGGTCGCGGTCCACAACCGCACCAGCGCCAAGTCCTTCGCCCTGCGCGACGACAATCCCGGCATCGGCGACAATGTCGTGCCGGCCGCCTCGCTGGAGGACTTCGTCGCGTCGCTGAAGACGCCGCGGCTGGTGCTGTTCATGGTGCCGGCCGGCAAGGTCGTCGACGACGAGATGGAAGCGATCGCGCCACTGCTGTCGCCGGGCGACGTGATGATCGACGCCGGCAATGCCGATTTCAACGATACGATCCGCCGCTCCCAGGCGGTCGAGGGCACCGGGCTGCAGTTCGTCGGCATGGGCGTCTCGGGCGGCGAACTCGGCGCCCGGCACGGCCCTTCGATCATGGTTGGCGGCGCCGAGGCGACCTACGGCCTGCTGTCGCCGATCCTTACGCGCATCGCCGCGCAATACGAGGGCGAGCCCTGCGTCGCCTGGCTCGGGCCGGACGGCGCCGGCCACTTCGTCAAGACCATCCACAACGGCATCGAATATGCCGACATGCAGATGATCGCCGAGATCTACGGCATCATGCGCGACGGCATCGGGCTCGCGCCGAAGGCGATGGCCGCGATCTTTTCCGACTGGAACACCCGCGGCCTCTCCTCCTATCTGATCGAGATCACCGCCGTGACGCTGGCCGAGACCGATCCGGAGACCGGCCAGCCGATGGTCGACGTGATCGTCGACGAGGCGGGCCAGAAGGGCACCGGCCGCTGGGCGGTCATCGAGGCGCAGAAGCTCGGCGTCGGCGCCACCACCATCGAGGCCGCGGTGTCGGCCCGCGGCGTCTCGGCGCGCCGCGAGGAACGCGCCGCCGCCGGCGCGCTCTATGCCGGCATCCCGACCGAAGCCGGCGGTTTTACCGGCGATGCGGCGAGCCTCGGCGAGCTGGAGCAGGCGCTGGAGACAGCCAAGATCATCGCCTATGCGCAGGGCTACGCCACCATGGCGGCAGCGTCGGAGGAGTTCTCCTGGAACCTGCCGCTGGCCGAGATCGCACGGATCTGGCGCGCCGGCTGCATCATCCGCTCGCGCTTCCTCGACGACATCGCCCGCGCCTACGACAGCGGCGAGACGGTGCCGAACCTCCTGCAGGCGAAGGACTTCGTCGCCCGCGTCTCGGCCGGCCAGGAAGCCCTGCGCCGCGTCGTCGCCAAGGCCAGCCTCGCTGGAATCCCGGTGCCGGCGCTGTCGGCGGCGCTCGCCTATCTCGACGACTACCGCCGCCCGCGCGGCACCACCAACCTCACCCAGGCGCAGCGCGACCTGTTCGGGGCGCACACCTTCCACCGCCTCGACAGGGACGGCGTCTTCCACCACCAGTGGCCGGCGGTCTGA
- a CDS encoding helix-turn-helix transcriptional regulator: MIEDNAVVTLAALAHADRLDAFRMLVKAGPNGVPSGEIATRLAIAPTRMSFHLSTLERSGLVRSWREGRRIRYAAHFEAMRGLLAFLAEDCCEGHPEICGIAADPCGCEDGGSGERSLDVQAAEETR; this comes from the coding sequence ATGATCGAAGACAACGCCGTCGTCACCCTGGCCGCGCTCGCCCACGCCGACCGCCTCGACGCCTTCCGGATGCTGGTCAAGGCCGGGCCGAACGGCGTGCCGTCCGGCGAGATCGCCACGCGGCTCGCCATCGCGCCGACCCGCATGAGCTTCCACCTCAGCACGCTCGAACGCTCCGGCCTCGTGCGGTCGTGGCGCGAGGGACGCCGTATCCGCTACGCCGCGCATTTCGAGGCGATGCGCGGGCTGCTGGCGTTCCTCGCCGAGGATTGCTGCGAGGGCCACCCGGAAATCTGCGGCATCGCGGCCGATCCGTGCGGCTGCGAGGACGGCGGGTCCGGCGAAAGATCACTTGACGTCCAGGCGGCGGAGGAGACCCGATGA
- a CDS encoding glyoxalase superfamily protein — MTSTIPAFKAQARRLRTGLADGGHTLSHGAALELVARQHGYRDWNTLSALAGRGPTVADLTIGAPVAGRYLGHDFTGRLIGLQVLPKGGRYRATIQFDEPVDVVAFESFSAFRRRVTVVVDASGATTEKTSNGQPHLALTL, encoded by the coding sequence ATGACTTCGACCATTCCCGCCTTCAAGGCGCAGGCGCGGCGCCTGCGTACCGGCCTTGCCGATGGCGGCCACACGCTCAGCCATGGCGCCGCCCTCGAACTGGTGGCGCGCCAGCACGGCTATCGCGACTGGAACACGCTCAGCGCGCTGGCCGGGCGCGGCCCGACCGTCGCCGACCTGACGATCGGCGCCCCCGTCGCCGGCCGCTACCTCGGCCATGACTTCACCGGCCGGCTGATCGGCCTGCAGGTGCTGCCGAAAGGCGGGCGCTACCGGGCGACGATCCAGTTCGACGAGCCCGTCGACGTGGTGGCCTTCGAGAGCTTTTCGGCGTTCCGGCGCCGCGTGACGGTGGTCGTCGACGCCTCCGGCGCGACCACGGAGAAGACCTCGAACGGCCAGCCGCATTTGGCCCTGACGCTGTAG
- a CDS encoding potassium channel family protein yields MQRSLRPHPGTHRRRLRTRVARARVHLRRLYHGHRPNALRFQVAVLIVDLVIIAFFIASPVLREMPTFLVIDYSVAAILGLDIAARCFAAREPLRWLRQPFVLLDLVILATLLFPNELVNFGFLRIVRLWSISQSGALWRPLRRWGHPEWETPGRAIVNLMTFLFLATGFIYTTFFRYGSGLEGYIDAFYFTVASVTTTGYGDITLPGTWGKLTSIVIMIIGISLFVRLAQAVFRPYKVMFPCPDCGLQRHDVDAVHCKACGHMLKIRDDGVH; encoded by the coding sequence ATGCAGCGATCCCTCCGCCCCCATCCCGGCACGCACCGACGCCGACTGCGCACGCGCGTCGCGCGCGCCCGCGTCCACCTGCGCCGGCTCTACCACGGGCATCGGCCGAACGCGCTGCGATTCCAGGTGGCGGTGCTGATCGTCGACCTGGTGATCATCGCGTTCTTCATCGCCAGTCCGGTGCTGCGCGAGATGCCGACGTTCCTGGTCATCGACTACTCGGTGGCGGCGATCCTCGGACTCGACATCGCCGCCCGCTGCTTCGCCGCCCGCGAGCCGCTGCGCTGGCTCCGGCAGCCCTTCGTGCTGCTCGACCTGGTGATCCTGGCGACGCTGCTGTTTCCGAACGAGCTGGTCAATTTCGGCTTCCTGCGGATCGTCCGCCTGTGGTCGATCTCGCAGAGCGGCGCCCTCTGGCGGCCGCTGCGCCGGTGGGGCCATCCGGAATGGGAGACGCCGGGGCGGGCCATCGTCAATCTGATGACCTTCCTGTTCCTCGCCACCGGCTTCATCTACACGACCTTCTTCCGCTACGGCTCGGGCCTGGAAGGCTATATCGACGCCTTCTACTTCACCGTCGCCTCGGTGACGACGACCGGCTACGGCGACATCACCCTGCCGGGGACCTGGGGCAAGCTGACCTCGATCGTCATCATGATCATCGGCATCTCGCTGTTCGTGCGCCTCGCCCAGGCAGTGTTCCGGCCGTACAAGGTGATGTTCCCCTGCCCCGATTGCGGCCTGCAGCGCCACGACGTCGACGCCGTCCACTGCAAGGCCTGCGGGCACATGCTGAAGATCCGCGACGACGGCGTCCACTGA
- a CDS encoding DUF3563 family protein translates to MNITNTLRGLLRGTGRRDVVREYLDQSVSLADLERRQREIDSGRFRGRNYPF, encoded by the coding sequence ATGAACATCACCAACACCCTGCGCGGCCTGCTCCGCGGTACCGGACGGCGCGACGTCGTCCGCGAGTATCTCGACCAGTCCGTTTCGCTCGCCGATCTGGAGCGCCGTCAGCGCGAGATCGACTCCGGCCGCTTCCGCGGCAGGAACTACCCGTTCTGA
- a CDS encoding ABC transporter ATP-binding protein translates to MSATQSPPPILSVRNVSKTYKGGFQALKSIDLDIAPGEIFALLGPNGAGKTTLISIICGIVNRSTGTVTVAGHDIDKGYRTVRSMIGLVPQELTTDAFESVWDTVSFSRGLFGRSKNPAHIEKVLRDLSLWDKKDAKIRTLSGGMKRRVMIAKALSHEPEVLFLDEPTAGVDVALRREMWAVVQRLRKGGVTVILTTHYIEEAEMMADRVGVISQGALIVVEEKNELMRKLGHKELTLHLQDAVSGLPESLAGYDLALSADGTTLTYSYDTQADRTGIATLMRLLAEAGIRFRDLSTKQSTLEEIFVGLVEEKP, encoded by the coding sequence ATGTCCGCGACCCAATCCCCCCCGCCGATCCTCTCCGTCCGCAACGTCTCGAAAACCTACAAGGGTGGGTTCCAGGCGCTGAAATCGATCGACCTGGACATCGCGCCGGGCGAGATCTTCGCGCTGCTCGGGCCGAACGGCGCCGGCAAGACGACGCTGATCTCCATCATCTGCGGCATCGTCAACCGCTCGACCGGCACGGTGACGGTCGCCGGCCACGACATCGACAAGGGCTATCGAACGGTGCGTTCGATGATCGGCCTCGTCCCGCAGGAACTGACCACCGATGCGTTCGAGTCCGTCTGGGACACGGTGTCGTTCTCCCGCGGCCTGTTCGGCAGATCGAAAAATCCCGCCCATATCGAGAAGGTGCTCCGCGACCTGTCGCTGTGGGACAAGAAGGACGCCAAGATCCGCACCCTGTCGGGCGGCATGAAGCGCCGCGTGATGATCGCCAAGGCGTTGTCGCACGAGCCGGAAGTGCTGTTCCTCGACGAGCCGACCGCCGGCGTCGACGTGGCGCTGCGCCGCGAGATGTGGGCTGTCGTCCAGCGCCTGCGCAAAGGCGGCGTGACCGTCATCCTCACCACCCACTACATCGAGGAGGCCGAGATGATGGCCGACCGGGTGGGGGTGATCTCCCAGGGCGCGCTGATCGTCGTCGAGGAGAAGAACGAGCTGATGCGCAAGCTCGGCCACAAGGAACTGACGCTGCATCTGCAGGACGCCGTTTCCGGCCTGCCTGAAAGCCTCGCCGGCTACGATCTGGCGCTGTCGGCCGACGGCACGACGCTCACCTACAGCTACGACACGCAGGCCGACCGCACCGGCATCGCTACGCTGATGCGGCTGCTGGCGGAAGCCGGCATAAGGTTCCGCGACCTGTCGACCAAGCAGTCGACGCTCGAGGAGATCTTCGTCGGCCTGGTGGAGGAAAAGCCATGA
- a CDS encoding ABC transporter permease has protein sequence MNYQAVVAIFRFEMARTFRTIMQSVISPVISTSLYFVVFGAAIGSRITEIDGVSYGAFIVPGLIMLSLLTQSLTNASFGIYFPKFTGTIYEILSAPISGMEIVLGYVGAAATKSVMLGLIILATATLFVDLRIEHPVWMIVFLLLTAITFALFGFIIGIWADGFEKLQVVPLLIVTPLAFLGGSFYSIRMLPEFWQDVSLLNPVVYLISGFRWAFFGTSDVSIGISLGMTLVFMVASLVVIGWIFRTGWRLKS, from the coding sequence ATGAACTACCAGGCCGTCGTCGCGATCTTCCGCTTCGAGATGGCGCGGACCTTCCGCACCATCATGCAGAGCGTCATCTCCCCGGTTATCTCGACCTCGCTGTATTTCGTCGTCTTCGGCGCGGCCATCGGCTCGCGCATCACCGAGATCGACGGCGTCTCCTACGGCGCCTTCATCGTGCCGGGCCTGATCATGCTGTCGCTGCTGACCCAGAGCCTGACCAACGCCTCCTTCGGCATCTACTTCCCGAAATTCACCGGCACGATCTACGAGATCCTGTCGGCGCCGATCTCCGGGATGGAGATCGTCCTCGGCTATGTTGGGGCGGCGGCGACCAAGTCGGTGATGCTCGGGCTGATCATCCTCGCCACCGCGACGCTGTTCGTCGACCTGCGGATCGAGCATCCGGTCTGGATGATCGTCTTCCTGCTGCTGACGGCGATCACCTTCGCGCTGTTCGGCTTCATCATCGGGATCTGGGCGGACGGTTTCGAGAAGCTGCAGGTCGTGCCGCTGCTGATCGTCACGCCGCTCGCCTTTCTCGGCGGCAGCTTCTACTCGATCCGGATGCTCCCGGAGTTCTGGCAGGACGTCAGCCTGCTCAACCCGGTCGTCTACCTGATCAGCGGTTTCCGCTGGGCCTTCTTCGGCACCTCGGACGTATCGATCGGCATCAGCCTCGGCATGACGCTGGTCTTCATGGTCGCCAGCCTCGTGGTGATCGGCTGGATCTTCCGCACCGGGTGGCGGCTGAAGAGCTGA
- the arsH gene encoding arsenical resistance protein ArsH, with translation MTGTPPDSGATAFDLPNIDIAQLRRIDKAALAGPDAPAHPPRVLVLYGSIRERSYSRLVAEEAGRLLRWFGCEVRTFDPRDLPLPDGAEPDHPRVKMLRDLAMWSEAMVWVSPERHGAMTAIMKAQIDWLPLSLGGVRPTQGKTLAVMQVSGGSQSFNAVNQMRILGRWMRMVTIPNQSSVAKAFNEFDEAGRMRPSPYYNRIVDVCEELVKFTHLTRGRSAYLTDRYSERVETAEAVSLRVNQRAI, from the coding sequence GTGACCGGCACCCCGCCGGACAGCGGCGCCACCGCTTTCGACCTGCCGAACATCGACATCGCGCAGCTGCGGCGCATCGATAAGGCGGCGCTGGCCGGGCCGGACGCGCCGGCGCATCCGCCGCGGGTGCTGGTGCTCTACGGCTCGATCCGCGAGCGCTCCTATTCGCGCCTCGTCGCGGAGGAGGCCGGCCGGCTGCTGCGCTGGTTCGGCTGCGAGGTCAGGACCTTCGATCCGCGCGACCTGCCGCTGCCGGACGGGGCCGAGCCCGACCATCCGCGCGTCAAGATGCTGCGCGACCTCGCCATGTGGTCGGAGGCCATGGTCTGGGTGAGTCCGGAGCGCCACGGCGCGATGACGGCGATCATGAAGGCACAGATCGACTGGCTGCCGCTGTCGCTCGGCGGCGTCCGCCCGACCCAGGGCAAGACGCTCGCCGTCATGCAGGTCAGCGGCGGCTCGCAGAGCTTCAACGCGGTCAACCAGATGCGCATCCTGGGGCGCTGGATGCGGATGGTCACCATCCCCAACCAGTCCTCGGTGGCGAAAGCCTTCAACGAGTTCGACGAGGCCGGGCGGATGCGGCCCTCGCCCTACTACAACCGCATCGTCGACGTCTGCGAGGAGCTGGTGAAGTTCACCCACCTGACCCGCGGGCGTTCGGCCTATCTCACCGACCGCTATTCCGAGCGCGTCGAAACCGCCGAAGCCGTCTCCCTTCGCGTCAACCAGCGCGCCATCTAG
- the arsC gene encoding arsenate reductase (glutaredoxin) (This arsenate reductase requires both glutathione and glutaredoxin to convert arsenate to arsenite, after which the efflux transporter formed by ArsA and ArsB can extrude the arsenite from the cell, providing resistance.) produces MTVTIYHNPQCGTSRNTLAMIRQSGEEPEVIEYLKDPPSRETLIELLDILGMKPRDLLRRKGTPYAELGLDDPKLSDEELLQAMMEHPILIERPIVVTEKGARLCRPSEKVLDILPHPAIGRFVKEDGEIVTREA; encoded by the coding sequence ATGACCGTCACGATCTACCACAACCCGCAATGCGGCACCTCGCGCAACACGCTGGCGATGATCCGCCAGTCCGGCGAGGAGCCGGAGGTGATCGAGTATCTCAAGGACCCGCCGAGCCGCGAGACGCTGATCGAGCTGCTCGACATCCTGGGGATGAAGCCGCGCGACCTGCTGCGCCGGAAGGGCACGCCCTATGCCGAGCTCGGCCTGGACGATCCCAAGCTCAGCGACGAGGAACTGCTGCAGGCGATGATGGAGCATCCGATCCTGATCGAGCGGCCGATCGTCGTGACGGAGAAGGGCGCGCGGCTCTGCCGCCCGTCCGAGAAGGTGCTCGACATCCTGCCGCATCCCGCCATCGGGCGCTTCGTCAAGGAAGACGGCGAGATCGTCACGAGGGAGGCGTGA
- a CDS encoding DUF427 domain-containing protein — protein sequence MTADPSDTGERITIEPYDGPVVVNFHDAIIAATDHALILRERGYDPVFYIPKDRVEMALLQETDRHTTCPYKGEARYWSITAEGQAAANAVWAYDTPKDGVAAIAGHVAFDRRFVTIDAG from the coding sequence ATGACAGCCGACCCGAGCGACACCGGCGAGCGCATCACCATCGAGCCTTACGACGGTCCGGTGGTGGTGAACTTCCACGACGCGATCATCGCCGCCACCGACCACGCCCTGATCCTCAGGGAACGCGGCTACGACCCGGTCTTCTACATTCCGAAGGACCGGGTGGAGATGGCCTTGCTGCAGGAGACCGACCGGCACACGACCTGCCCCTACAAGGGCGAGGCCCGGTACTGGTCGATCACCGCCGAAGGCCAGGCCGCCGCCAACGCCGTGTGGGCCTACGACACCCCGAAGGACGGCGTCGCGGCGATTGCCGGCCATGTCGCCTTCGACCGGCGGTTCGTCACCATCGACGCCGGCTGA